In a single window of the Microbacterium sp. SL75 genome:
- the rsfS gene encoding ribosome silencing factor: MTATDNGREMAQIAALAADAKGGDDIVALDVSEPLPLVDIFLLVTGRNERNVAAIADEIEEKLLEHGHKRVRREGRQESRWVLLDFGDLVVHVFHEEERVYYGLERLWKDCPVLPIELPTPAHAAD, from the coding sequence ATGACAGCCACCGACAACGGTCGCGAGATGGCGCAGATCGCCGCCCTCGCCGCCGACGCGAAGGGCGGCGACGATATCGTCGCCCTCGACGTCTCCGAGCCGCTTCCGCTCGTCGACATCTTCCTCCTCGTCACCGGTCGCAACGAGCGCAACGTCGCCGCGATCGCCGACGAGATCGAAGAGAAGCTCCTCGAGCACGGGCACAAGCGCGTTCGTCGCGAGGGCCGACAGGAATCCCGCTGGGTCCTGCTCGACTTCGGAGACCTCGTCGTCCACGTCTTCCACGAGGAAGAGCGCGTCTACTACGGCCTGGAGCGCCTCTGGAAGGACTGCCCGGTCCTTCCGATCGAGCTTCCCACGCCGGCCCACGCCGCCGACTGA
- a CDS encoding LCP family protein encodes MSPTSHRVRRNRRRLLLIVAAIVTTAVVGTVAFVAVNLVGAADGIHHSDAVLPTAAPGIAQDEGEQNILIMGLDSRVDEDGKPYPQEIYDAIHAEDASVGGYNTNVLMYVHIPAGGGQAVAVSIPRDDYVDYAGAPGGTKKGKIKEAYGRAFAAKNDELRAAGVSDDEAYQQARDSARTEEMQTVSQFLGGVPIDHFVEVTMAAFYRVAQAVQPISVCLNHATADTYSGANFAAGAQQIDASQAMAFVRQRRDTEYRNVFLTDLDRTRRQQAFMVSLALKLRDAQTFTDFGRLQNLLDTAKQFVAVDKGFDLLSLASTAQRLAGGDVTFQTLPVERFGTIDGESVNIVDQKAIAAQVSTLLHPAPAATPDAGADAETPPSDAPSASAPAASPSPTSSVYTDSQQPMRAGSVPCVN; translated from the coding sequence GTGTCACCGACCTCGCACCGCGTCCGCCGCAACCGTCGCCGGCTCCTGCTCATCGTCGCCGCCATCGTCACCACGGCCGTCGTCGGCACCGTGGCCTTCGTCGCCGTCAATCTCGTCGGGGCGGCCGATGGCATCCATCATTCCGATGCGGTCCTGCCGACCGCCGCACCGGGCATCGCCCAGGACGAGGGAGAGCAGAACATCCTCATCATGGGGCTCGACAGCCGTGTGGACGAGGACGGGAAGCCGTACCCGCAGGAGATCTACGACGCGATCCACGCGGAGGACGCCTCGGTCGGCGGGTACAACACGAACGTGCTGATGTACGTGCACATCCCCGCCGGTGGCGGACAAGCGGTCGCCGTCTCCATCCCGCGCGACGACTACGTCGATTACGCGGGAGCTCCCGGGGGAACGAAGAAGGGCAAGATCAAGGAGGCCTACGGGCGGGCTTTCGCCGCCAAGAACGACGAGCTCCGCGCGGCGGGTGTGTCGGACGACGAGGCTTACCAGCAGGCCCGCGACTCCGCCCGTACCGAGGAGATGCAGACGGTGTCGCAGTTCTTGGGCGGTGTGCCGATCGACCATTTCGTCGAAGTGACGATGGCAGCGTTCTACCGGGTCGCCCAGGCCGTGCAGCCGATCTCGGTGTGCCTCAACCACGCGACCGCCGATACGTACTCAGGTGCGAACTTCGCGGCGGGGGCGCAGCAGATCGACGCTTCGCAGGCGATGGCCTTTGTACGTCAGCGTCGCGACACCGAATACCGCAACGTCTTCCTCACCGACCTCGACCGCACGCGCCGCCAGCAGGCGTTCATGGTGTCGCTCGCACTCAAACTCCGCGATGCACAGACGTTCACCGACTTCGGACGGCTACAGAATCTTCTCGACACCGCGAAGCAATTCGTCGCCGTCGACAAGGGCTTCGATCTGCTCAGCCTCGCCTCGACCGCCCAGCGCCTCGCCGGGGGAGACGTCACGTTCCAGACTCTGCCGGTCGAGCGTTTCGGCACGATCGACGGCGAGAGCGTGAACATCGTCGACCAGAAAGCCATCGCGGCTCAGGTCAGCACCTTGCTGCACCCCGCCCCGGCTGCGACCCCGGACGCCGGGGCGGATGCCGAAACCCCACCGAGCGACGCTCCCTCGGCGTCCGCGCCGGCGGCATCGCCCAGCCCCACGTCGTCTGTGTACACCGACTCGCAGCAGCCGATGCGCGCGGGGTCGGTGCCCTGCGTGAACTGA
- a CDS encoding 3-methyladenine DNA glycosylase, whose translation MTLLATREVLTRERWTADAEAHALRADALTADHRARASRAQKHPVEDFLFTYYSYKPAILRRWHPGPGVLLEQADERAGWRWYRAEGDGVEVDAARFRAERGSMYRGVVNLLRATRDRPAQFGCFGLHEWAMAYRADEVRHAVPLRLGRDGTDAVVEAHDLKCTHFDAFRFFTPEAVPLNRTPLRRDDQVAREQPGCLHAGMDVYKWAVKLGPLVPGALLLDAFELARDIRTLDMQASPYDLTGWGYVPVAIETPEGKAEYVARQRGLSERGQALRRAVITAVTSPDDTPGCADFLPSQSVL comes from the coding sequence GTGACCCTGCTCGCGACCCGGGAGGTCCTGACGCGCGAACGGTGGACGGCGGACGCCGAGGCACACGCGCTCCGCGCCGACGCGCTCACCGCCGATCACCGCGCTCGTGCGAGCCGGGCACAGAAGCATCCGGTCGAGGACTTCCTCTTCACGTACTACTCCTACAAACCCGCGATCCTGCGGCGGTGGCACCCGGGTCCGGGCGTCCTGCTCGAACAGGCCGACGAACGGGCCGGCTGGCGCTGGTACCGGGCGGAGGGCGACGGCGTCGAGGTGGACGCAGCGCGCTTCCGCGCCGAGAGAGGGTCGATGTACCGCGGTGTCGTCAACCTGCTGCGGGCGACCCGCGACCGGCCGGCGCAGTTCGGGTGCTTCGGGCTGCACGAGTGGGCGATGGCGTATCGCGCTGACGAGGTGCGGCACGCGGTACCGCTGCGTCTCGGACGTGACGGCACCGACGCGGTGGTCGAGGCTCACGACCTCAAGTGCACGCACTTCGACGCCTTCCGTTTCTTCACTCCCGAGGCCGTACCGCTCAACCGCACGCCGCTCCGTCGGGACGACCAGGTCGCGCGCGAGCAGCCGGGGTGTCTGCACGCGGGCATGGACGTCTACAAGTGGGCGGTCAAGCTCGGGCCGCTGGTCCCCGGTGCCCTGTTGCTCGATGCCTTCGAGCTCGCGCGCGATATCCGCACGCTCGACATGCAGGCCTCCCCCTACGACCTCACCGGCTGGGGCTATGTTCCGGTGGCCATCGAGACGCCCGAGGGCAAGGCGGAGTACGTCGCCCGGCAGCGTGGGTTGAGCGAGCGCGGTCAGGCACTCCGACGCGCCGTTATCACGGCCGTGACGAGCCCCGACGACACGCCCGGCTGCGCCGATTTCTTGCCGTCGCAATCTGTGTTGTAA
- a CDS encoding SOS response-associated peptidase, whose product MCGRFVVANVASELVGVLRVDVQADELPQPSYNIAPTSQIGIVLDSIKSEPPVRRLEVARWGLVPGWAKDVKVGARAFNARSEDVEDKPMFRDALIKRRAVIPASGYYEWKTTEEGKTPHYIHPADGSPLFFAGLYEWWKNPALAADDPARWVLSCTILTRDAIGRLGSIHDRMPLFMDPDFADAWLDPTTENVGDVLDAAIDAAPDMVETLDDHVVSSAVGNVRNDSPELIEPVA is encoded by the coding sequence ATGTGCGGTCGATTCGTCGTAGCCAACGTGGCCTCAGAGCTCGTGGGGGTGCTGCGCGTCGACGTCCAGGCCGACGAGTTGCCGCAGCCCTCGTACAACATCGCGCCCACCTCCCAGATCGGCATCGTGCTCGACTCGATCAAGAGCGAGCCCCCGGTGCGTCGCCTCGAGGTCGCGCGGTGGGGCCTCGTTCCCGGCTGGGCGAAAGACGTCAAGGTCGGCGCGCGGGCATTCAACGCCCGTAGCGAAGACGTCGAGGACAAGCCGATGTTCCGCGATGCGCTCATCAAACGGCGCGCCGTGATCCCGGCATCCGGGTACTACGAATGGAAGACCACCGAAGAGGGCAAGACCCCCCACTACATCCACCCCGCCGACGGGTCGCCGCTGTTCTTCGCGGGCCTCTACGAGTGGTGGAAGAATCCCGCCCTCGCCGCCGACGACCCGGCGCGATGGGTACTGAGCTGCACGATCCTCACGCGCGACGCGATCGGGCGACTGGGGTCCATCCACGACCGCATGCCGCTGTTCATGGATCCCGACTTCGCCGATGCCTGGCTCGACCCGACGACCGAGAACGTCGGAGACGTCCTCGATGCCGCTATCGACGCAGCACCCGACATGGTCGAGACTCTCGACGATCACGTGGTGTCGTCCGCGGTCGGAAACGTGCGCAATGACTCCCCCGAACTCATCGAGCCGGTCGCGTGA
- a CDS encoding App1 family protein, with amino-acid sequence MPRSPRAKVLWFARLERRFHRWRERRARARGLRPAVTGFPGYGTEEWVRVLGRVLIAPPIKRTSTGEFASLRGWRSFAAVPVGFGQVDIVIDGVTHRVVADRGGVIDAKLPATLSPGWQSITMSVEGSEPAETRVFIVGSDVRFGVVSDIDDTVMVTLLPRPLLAAWNSFVVDEHARQPVPGMAVMLERLTREHPGTPVIYLSTGAWNVAPTLTRFMRRHLFPSGSFLLTDWGPTHDRWFRSGREHKEQNLRRLAAEFPRVKWLLVGDDGQHDDAIYTGFAIEHPQNVAAVAIRKLLPAEAVLAGGRTVVDDHSAAEVPWVTESDGAGLLDRLRSTGVISNDA; translated from the coding sequence ATGCCTCGTTCCCCTCGCGCCAAAGTGCTCTGGTTCGCCCGACTCGAGCGCCGTTTCCACCGCTGGCGCGAACGTCGAGCGCGCGCGCGCGGCCTGCGCCCCGCCGTCACCGGTTTTCCGGGGTACGGCACCGAGGAGTGGGTCCGCGTCCTCGGCCGGGTGCTCATCGCCCCGCCGATCAAGCGCACCTCGACGGGGGAATTCGCCAGCCTGCGCGGGTGGCGGAGCTTCGCGGCCGTACCCGTCGGCTTCGGCCAGGTCGACATCGTCATCGACGGCGTCACGCACCGCGTCGTCGCGGACCGCGGCGGGGTGATCGATGCGAAGCTGCCCGCGACCCTCTCCCCCGGCTGGCAGAGCATCACGATGTCGGTGGAGGGAAGCGAGCCCGCCGAGACGCGCGTGTTCATCGTGGGGTCGGACGTGCGGTTCGGCGTGGTCAGCGACATCGACGACACCGTCATGGTCACGCTGCTGCCGCGACCGCTGCTCGCCGCGTGGAACTCCTTCGTCGTCGATGAGCACGCACGCCAGCCCGTGCCCGGCATGGCCGTCATGCTCGAACGGCTCACCCGCGAGCACCCGGGCACTCCGGTGATCTACCTCTCGACCGGCGCCTGGAACGTCGCACCGACGCTGACGCGTTTCATGCGACGCCACCTCTTCCCCTCGGGGTCCTTCCTCCTCACCGACTGGGGCCCCACCCACGATCGGTGGTTCCGCAGCGGCCGAGAGCACAAGGAGCAGAACCTCCGCCGACTCGCCGCGGAGTTCCCGCGGGTGAAGTGGCTGCTGGTGGGCGACGACGGCCAGCACGACGACGCCATCTACACCGGGTTCGCCATCGAGCACCCGCAGAACGTCGCCGCGGTCGCGATCCGCAAACTCCTCCCCGCCGAAGCCGTTCTCGCCGGTGGCCGCACGGTGGTCGACGACCATTCGGCTGCCGAGGTGCCGTGGGTGACCGAGTCCGACGGTGCGGGTCTTCTCGACCGCCTCCGCAGCACGGGCGTCATCTCGAACGACGCCTGA
- a CDS encoding DedA family protein: MNEILTSLLDLVRDVDPVLRTVVAGVAMVLETSVLVGLIVPGDTMVIVAGTAVASPIEGVVLAAAIVVGALIGESLGFWLGRYFGPRIRASRVGQKLGERNWERADRYLRRRGGPAIFLSRFLPVLHSLVPLTVGMSGYSYRRFLAWTTPACIVWAGLYVTVAASAAGTYRELSDRIHYAGYVFVGILVVFLVLVFIGKKVIERVERRHLADEATPLEPVDGDVKD, encoded by the coding sequence GTGAACGAGATTCTCACGTCGCTGCTCGACCTGGTCCGCGACGTCGATCCGGTGCTGCGCACGGTGGTTGCGGGCGTGGCCATGGTCCTCGAGACCAGCGTGCTCGTGGGGCTCATCGTTCCGGGTGACACCATGGTGATCGTCGCGGGAACCGCGGTCGCCTCCCCGATCGAAGGGGTCGTGCTGGCCGCGGCGATCGTGGTCGGGGCCCTGATCGGCGAGAGCCTCGGATTCTGGCTCGGCCGGTACTTCGGGCCACGCATCCGTGCCTCGCGTGTCGGGCAAAAGCTCGGCGAACGCAACTGGGAGCGCGCGGACCGGTACCTGCGCCGTCGCGGCGGACCCGCCATCTTCCTGTCGCGGTTCCTTCCCGTGCTGCACTCGCTGGTGCCGCTGACGGTGGGCATGAGCGGCTACAGCTACCGTCGTTTCCTCGCCTGGACGACGCCCGCGTGCATCGTGTGGGCCGGTCTGTACGTCACGGTCGCGGCATCGGCCGCGGGCACCTACCGCGAGCTCTCCGACCGCATCCATTACGCGGGCTACGTCTTCGTCGGCATCCTCGTCGTCTTCCTCGTGCTGGTCTTCATCGGCAAGAAGGTCATCGAGCGCGTGGAGCGCCGACACCTCGCCGACGAGGCCACCCCCCTCGAACCGGTGGACGGTGACGTGAAAGACTGA
- the pabB gene encoding aminodeoxychorismate synthase component I, giving the protein MPPSVPPLTLTRWIDPEAVFLHVFAAAGDAFWLDAGAAASTGWSWMGTGRLDEAPVGLHRRAAGPGDAVDDAGAFRGGWVGWRSYEGRDAWLRVDTFLAFDHARRRVHVFGDADLAARVAATPAAAAVDAAADRGTASARVSPERYVELIEACRDRIREGDAYQLCLTTRFTVPGEVDAVDVFRRLRQVSASHHAGFIRIGDMTLVSASPERFLEVRGGRVHTHPIKGTRPRSTDPARDRALADELQADAKEQAENVMIVDLMRNDLSRVCEPSTVGVDRLLEVETYPTVHQLVSEVSGRLLPGTTIEEVLAAAFPAGSMTGAPKRSAMQILRRLEGAERGVYSGAFGWIGDDGAADLAMVIRSVVVERDAAWVGAGGGITWRSVAASEVAEVGIKARAPLAALGARVPPGW; this is encoded by the coding sequence GTGCCTCCATCCGTTCCGCCGCTCACCCTGACGCGGTGGATCGACCCCGAGGCGGTGTTCCTGCACGTCTTCGCCGCCGCGGGCGACGCGTTCTGGCTCGACGCGGGCGCAGCGGCCTCGACGGGCTGGAGTTGGATGGGCACGGGACGTCTCGACGAAGCTCCCGTGGGTCTGCACCGCCGTGCCGCGGGGCCCGGCGACGCGGTCGACGACGCCGGTGCGTTCCGCGGCGGCTGGGTCGGCTGGCGCTCGTACGAGGGCCGGGACGCCTGGCTGCGCGTCGACACCTTCCTTGCTTTCGACCACGCCCGGCGACGCGTGCACGTCTTCGGCGATGCCGACCTCGCCGCCCGGGTCGCCGCCACGCCGGCGGCTGCGGCGGTGGATGCCGCGGCGGACCGGGGCACGGCATCCGCCCGTGTGAGTCCCGAGCGGTACGTCGAGCTCATCGAAGCGTGCCGCGATCGGATCCGCGAGGGCGATGCCTACCAGTTGTGTCTCACCACGCGTTTCACGGTTCCCGGCGAAGTCGACGCAGTCGACGTGTTCCGGCGGCTGCGGCAGGTCTCTGCCTCGCACCATGCGGGTTTCATCCGCATCGGCGACATGACGCTGGTGAGCGCTTCTCCCGAGCGCTTCCTCGAGGTGCGCGGTGGCCGCGTGCACACCCACCCCATCAAGGGCACGCGTCCCCGATCCACGGATCCCGCTCGCGATCGCGCCCTCGCCGACGAGCTGCAGGCCGATGCCAAGGAGCAGGCCGAGAACGTCATGATCGTCGACCTGATGCGCAACGATCTCTCGCGCGTCTGCGAACCGTCGACGGTCGGTGTCGACCGATTGCTCGAGGTCGAGACGTACCCGACCGTGCACCAATTGGTGAGCGAGGTGTCGGGCCGGCTCCTGCCCGGCACGACGATCGAAGAGGTGCTGGCCGCGGCGTTCCCCGCCGGCAGCATGACCGGTGCACCCAAGCGTTCCGCGATGCAGATCCTGCGCCGCCTCGAAGGGGCCGAGCGCGGCGTCTACTCGGGCGCCTTCGGGTGGATCGGCGACGACGGGGCGGCGGACCTCGCGATGGTCATCCGCAGCGTCGTCGTGGAGCGGGATGCCGCGTGGGTCGGCGCCGGGGGAGGCATCACGTGGCGCTCGGTCGCGGCATCCGAGGTCGCCGAGGTGGGGATCAAGGCGCGAGCGCCCCTCGCCGCTCTCGGTGCCCGGGTGCCGCCCGGGTGGTGA
- the leuS gene encoding leucine--tRNA ligase, whose product MSQNSAPDPREGGFDTHAIQAKWQQAWAEKDPFRAGGDDDTRPRKYVLAMFPYPSGDLHMGHAENYLYSDIVARFWRHRGYNVLNPIGWDSFGLPAENAAIKRGADPVEWTYANIAQQKASLKDYGVSFDWSRVLHTSDPEYYRWNQWLFQKLYDKGLAYRKDALVNWDPVDQTVLANEQVLPDGTSERSGAVVVKKKLTQWFLRITDYADRLLDDLNQLEGFWPSKVIQMQRNWIGRSVGADIEFEIEGRDDKITVFSTRPDTLHGATFFVVAPESDLAAELAASADQGVRETFEAYLAQVQRATDIERQATDRPKTGVFLGHYAINPVNDEKLPIWAADYVLADYGHGAVMAVPAHDQRDLDFARAFDLPVKVVVDTTAPITGAIPVIELDDEGVPIDPLGDIDDLDPVKTGIALTGDGRMMNSGSLNGLSKRHAIARMIEELEAKGVGRAAKTYRLRDWLISRQRYWGTPIPMLHGEDGSITPVPADQLPVTLPSVEGLDLKPKGTSPLGAATDWVEVTDPETGQTLLRDPDTMDTFVDSSWYYLRFLSPNSETEAFSGREANKWGPVDFYIGGVEHAILHLLYARFITKALFDMGLVEFTEPFSSLINQGMVILDGTKMSKSKGNLVLFQEELDAHGGDALRVALAFAGPVEDDKDWNDVSTTGAAKFLARALRIAHDVDSETDVVWAEGDASLRRVTHRLLADAANLVEQTKFNVVVARLMELVNATRKAIDGKAGASDPAVREAAEVIAMTLDLFAPHTAEEMWATLGYDGFVGLATWRQADPTLLVEDTVTAVVQIDGKVRGTLEVSAKIGAEELEALARGDERIVRALGEREIVRAVVRPPKVVSFSTK is encoded by the coding sequence GTGTCTCAGAACTCCGCACCAGACCCCCGCGAGGGGGGCTTCGACACCCACGCCATCCAGGCGAAGTGGCAGCAGGCTTGGGCCGAGAAAGACCCGTTCCGCGCCGGGGGCGACGACGACACGCGCCCCCGCAAGTACGTGCTCGCGATGTTCCCGTACCCCTCGGGCGACCTTCACATGGGTCACGCCGAGAACTACCTCTACTCCGACATCGTGGCGCGCTTCTGGCGTCACCGCGGCTACAACGTGCTCAACCCCATCGGGTGGGACTCGTTCGGCCTGCCGGCCGAGAACGCGGCGATCAAGCGAGGCGCCGACCCCGTCGAATGGACCTACGCCAACATCGCCCAGCAGAAGGCGAGCCTGAAGGACTACGGCGTCTCGTTCGACTGGAGCCGCGTGCTGCACACGAGCGACCCCGAGTACTACCGCTGGAACCAGTGGCTGTTCCAGAAGCTCTACGACAAGGGCCTGGCGTACCGCAAGGACGCGCTGGTCAACTGGGACCCGGTGGATCAGACCGTGCTCGCCAACGAGCAGGTCCTTCCCGACGGCACGAGCGAGCGCAGCGGCGCCGTGGTGGTCAAGAAGAAGCTGACGCAGTGGTTCCTGCGCATCACCGACTACGCCGACCGCCTGCTCGACGACCTGAACCAGCTCGAGGGCTTCTGGCCGAGCAAGGTCATCCAGATGCAGCGCAACTGGATCGGCCGTTCGGTCGGCGCCGACATCGAGTTCGAGATCGAGGGGCGCGACGACAAGATCACGGTGTTCTCGACGCGTCCCGACACCCTGCACGGCGCGACGTTCTTCGTCGTCGCGCCCGAGTCCGACCTGGCGGCCGAGCTCGCGGCATCCGCTGATCAGGGCGTGCGAGAGACGTTCGAGGCGTACCTGGCACAGGTGCAGCGCGCGACCGACATCGAGCGTCAGGCCACCGACCGCCCGAAGACCGGCGTGTTCCTCGGCCACTACGCGATCAACCCGGTCAACGACGAGAAGCTGCCGATCTGGGCCGCCGACTACGTCCTCGCCGACTACGGTCACGGCGCGGTCATGGCCGTGCCCGCGCACGACCAGCGCGACCTCGACTTCGCGCGCGCCTTCGACCTGCCCGTGAAGGTCGTCGTCGACACGACCGCGCCGATCACCGGCGCGATCCCGGTGATCGAGCTCGACGACGAGGGCGTGCCGATCGACCCGCTCGGCGACATCGACGACCTGGACCCGGTCAAGACCGGCATCGCGCTCACCGGAGACGGTCGCATGATGAACTCGGGCTCGCTCAACGGTCTCTCCAAGCGTCACGCGATCGCGCGCATGATCGAGGAGCTCGAGGCCAAGGGCGTCGGCCGCGCCGCCAAGACCTACCGCCTGCGCGACTGGCTGATCTCGCGCCAGCGTTACTGGGGCACGCCCATCCCGATGCTGCACGGTGAGGACGGCTCGATCACGCCCGTTCCCGCCGACCAGCTGCCGGTGACGCTGCCCTCGGTCGAGGGTCTCGACCTGAAGCCGAAGGGCACCTCGCCGCTCGGCGCGGCCACCGACTGGGTCGAGGTCACCGACCCCGAGACGGGCCAGACGCTGCTGCGCGACCCCGACACGATGGACACCTTCGTCGACAGCTCCTGGTACTACCTGCGCTTCCTGTCGCCGAACAGCGAGACCGAGGCGTTCTCGGGTCGCGAGGCCAACAAGTGGGGCCCCGTCGACTTTTACATCGGCGGCGTCGAGCACGCGATCCTGCACCTGCTGTACGCGCGCTTCATCACCAAGGCGCTGTTCGACATGGGTCTGGTGGAGTTCACCGAGCCGTTCTCGAGCCTCATCAACCAGGGCATGGTCATCCTCGACGGCACGAAGATGTCGAAGAGCAAGGGCAACCTCGTGCTGTTCCAGGAGGAGCTCGACGCCCACGGTGGCGACGCGCTGCGCGTCGCGCTCGCCTTCGCGGGCCCCGTGGAAGACGACAAGGACTGGAACGACGTCTCGACCACGGGTGCGGCGAAGTTCCTCGCCCGCGCCCTGCGCATCGCGCACGACGTCGACAGCGAGACCGACGTGGTCTGGGCCGAGGGCGATGCCTCGCTCCGCCGTGTCACGCACCGCCTGCTGGCGGATGCCGCGAACCTCGTCGAACAGACGAAGTTCAACGTCGTCGTCGCCCGCCTGATGGAGCTGGTCAACGCCACCCGCAAGGCCATCGACGGGAAGGCCGGCGCGAGCGACCCCGCCGTCCGCGAGGCGGCCGAGGTCATCGCCATGACCCTCGACCTCTTCGCCCCCCACACCGCGGAAGAGATGTGGGCGACGCTCGGCTACGACGGCTTCGTGGGGCTCGCGACCTGGCGTCAGGCCGACCCGACGCTGCTCGTCGAAGACACCGTCACCGCCGTCGTGCAGATCGACGGCAAGGTGCGCGGCACGCTCGAGGTCTCGGCCAAGATCGGCGCCGAGGAGCTCGAGGCCCTCGCCCGCGGCGACGAGCGCATCGTCCGCGCCCTGGGCGAGCGCGAGATCGTGCGCGCGGTGGTGCGTCCGCCGAAGGTGGTCAGCTTCTCGACGAAGTAG